The Microbacterium natoriense genomic interval AATCCGACCCTGCAGACGGGACTGGCCGGCCGCACGGACAGCAGGCCCGGTCGTGGTCGACCGGGCCTGCTGCCTTCTGGGGAACGTCAGTTGCCGTAGAGGGAGACGACACCCGCGACGTCGGTGCTCGTCATCGACAGGTCGTCGGACGAGCCGTTGCACTGCGGGTAGTGCATGATCGACGAGGAGTCGTAGGGCGTCAGGGGGCGCCAGTTGGTGTCTTCGAAGCAGGTGCCCGACTCGGGGCGGGTGTGCTCGTGACGGAATCCGAGGACGTGACCGAGCTCGTGGCCCAGGATGTTCGTCGGCGTCCAGGAGCCCGAGCTCCAGATCGAGTCGTCGATCAGCACGTTCTGCTGGCGATCCGGTGTGCTCGGGAAGAACGCCCGGGCGATGTACTGAGAGGTCTGTACGGGCTCGACCGAGAACAGGACCGACTTGTTGCGGGTCGTGCAGTTGCCGTCAGCGCTGCTGACGTACTGGAAGTCGATCTTCGACGACGCGGCCTCCCACAGCGCGGCGCCGCTGGCCATCGCGTTCACGACGTCGGCGTGACGAGCGCCGAACTTCGTGCTGACGCAGTAGGTGAGGTTGCTCACCTGCGCGTCGGACCACTTGTCGTCGATGCCGCTGACCGTGTTGACGATGAGTCCGTCGTTGCGCGTCTCGGGGCCGATGAGCACGTCGTAGAAGGCGCGCAGGTCGCTCCGGTTCGAGATCACCTCGTCACCGTTGACGATGTAGCTTCCGTCGACGTCCCGGTAGGTCGACGCCGCGAACTCCTGGAAGGAGGGAGCGGAGCCGTCGTCCACCGAGGTCGCAGCGGATGCGGGGATGACCGCGCCGATGCTGAGCGCCGCGGCCGCGGTGGCGGCGAACGCGAGGGTTCTGATGAGTCGCATGCAATGATCCTTTTCGATCTGAGCGATTCCGCCCGCCTGGTCGGCGAGCGGGCCACGGGCCGGCGAGGTGGGCGTCTTTGCTCCACCGATCGAGCCGAAGCCCGCTCACGGTAACCGCGGCGATTCGCGCCGGTCAAGAGATGCAACGGCGCGCCGGAGGATT includes:
- a CDS encoding M57 family metalloprotease; amino-acid sequence: MRLIRTLAFAATAAAALSIGAVIPASAATSVDDGSAPSFQEFAASTYRDVDGSYIVNGDEVISNRSDLRAFYDVLIGPETRNDGLIVNTVSGIDDKWSDAQVSNLTYCVSTKFGARHADVVNAMASGAALWEAASSKIDFQYVSSADGNCTTRNKSVLFSVEPVQTSQYIARAFFPSTPDRQQNVLIDDSIWSSGSWTPTNILGHELGHVLGFRHEHTRPESGTCFEDTNWRPLTPYDSSSIMHYPQCNGSSDDLSMTSTDVAGVVSLYGN